One segment of Toxotes jaculatrix isolate fToxJac2 chromosome 8, fToxJac2.pri, whole genome shotgun sequence DNA contains the following:
- the dnali1 gene encoding axonemal dynein light intermediate polypeptide 1 has translation MIPPAESLLKFNNPVLVSKTTDRKSPKGRPLRVSPQQPVDSSPVPPPPKPKSASLEATKQENEEILNAILPPREWTEGNQLWVQSVSSAPCTRTDVMHLEELLDTKLQQRQARDTGICPIRRELYSQCFDELIRQVTINCAERGLLLLRVRDEIQMTIAAYQTLYESSVTFGIRKAFQAEQGKADVKKRISDLENEKQDLKNQLNEQKAKCDAIEKRENERRQLEEKNHTEEIQFLKRANQQLKTQLEGIITPKK, from the exons ATGATTCCACCAGCCGAGTCACTCCTGAAATTCAACAATCCGGTTTTGGTCAGcaaaaccacagacagaaaatcacCAAAG GGCCGCCCTTTGAGAGTGAGCCCTCAGCAGCCTGTTGACTCCAGCCCTGTTCCACCACCTCCTAAACCCAAATCAGCCTCCCTTGAGGCCACCAAGCAGGAAAATGAGGAGATCCTGAATGCCATCCTTCCACCCAG GGAATGGACGGAGGGGAACCAACTGTGGGTGCAGAGTGTGTCCAGTGCACCTTGTACAAGAACAGATGTTATGCACCTAGAGGAACTCCTGGACACGAAGCTGCAACAAAGGCAGGCCAGAGATACAGGCATCTGCCCTATTCGCAGGGAGCTCTATTCGCAGTGCTTTG ATGAGCTAATCCGACAGGTGACCATCAACTGTGCTGAGAGGGGTCTGCTGCTTCTGCGGGTTAGAGATGAGATTCAAATGACTATTGCTGCCTACCAGACACTGTATGAAAGCAGCGTGACGTTCGGCATTAGAAAAGCATTTCAGGCTGAGCAGGGCAAGGCTGACGTGAAGAAAAGA ATTTCTGATCTGGAGAATGAGAAACAAGACCTGAAGAATCAACTGAACGAACAGAAAGCTAAATGTGATGCGattgaaaagagagaaaatgaaaggcgACAGTTGGAGGAAAAGAATCACACAGAGGAGATACAGTTCCTCAAGAGAGCCAATCAGCAACTCAAG ACCCAACTGGAAGGAATCATTACACCAAAGAAATAA
- the snip1 gene encoding smad nuclear-interacting protein 1 codes for MAKEKRHKRRESPEREPKVRIKQEKVSPVRPQRSRRSRSRSGGNSSPQRRRTSRSPARTKDRSPGRNETSPARRGSRSPRNRRSRSPHRGTDVKIKRDRDEHRASGDERRRRNDQPEERRSRWESDRPRERDYGGDRHRERDALASQQAERQRHNERRRENHRQREENQERDFGQSEGGSSDRNTPPVEKEKPNFELSGALTEDTNTFRGVVIKYNEPPEARIPKRRWRLYPFKNDEPLPVMYIHRQSAYLLGRQRKIADIPIDHPSCSKQHAVFQYRLVEFTRADGTSGRRVRPYIIDLGSGNGTYLNNQRIEPQRYYELKEKDVLKFGFSSREYVLLHEFSDTSEVDTKQEEEDEGLDE; via the exons ATGGCCAAAGAAAAGCGACACAAGAGACGGGAATCTCCGGAGCGGGAGCCTAAAGTTAGGATAAAGCAGGAGAAAGTGAGCCCTGTTAGGCCACAGAGATCACGCCGCTCCAGGTCGAGATCCGGTGGCAACTCAAGTCCACAAAGGAGAAGAACAAGCAG GTCCCCTGCCAGGACAAAGGACCGCTCACCGGGCAGAAACGAGACATCTCCCGCCAGACGAGGAAGCAGATCTCCCAGAAACAGGAGAAGTCGCAGTCCCCATCGTGGTACCGATGTCAAAATAAAGCGG GATCGGGATGAGCACCGGGCTAGTGGTGATGAGCGGAGGAGAAGAAACGACCAGCCAGAGGAGAGGCGGAGCAGGTGGGAATCAGACAGACCACGGGAGAGAGACTATggtggagacagacacagagaacgAGACGCTCTTGCCTCCCAACAAGCTGAGCGTCAGCGACACAATGAGCGGCGCAGGGAAAACCACCGGCAGCGCGAAGAGAACCAAGAACGTGATTTTGGACAGTCTGAAGGAGGGAGCAGTGACAGAAACACTCCTCCCGTTGAGAAGGAGAAGCCCAACTTTGAACTGTCAGGGGCGCTCACAGAAGATACCAACACATTCCGTGGGGTGGTGATCAAATACAACGAGCCACCTGAGGCTCGCATTCCCAAACGCAGATGGCGACTCTATCCTTTCAAGAATGATGAACCTCTTCCTGTCATGTacattcacagacagagtgCCTATTTGTTGGGGCGGCAGAGGAAAATTGCTGATATCCCCATTGACCATCCATCCTGCTCCAAGCAACATGCGGTATTCCAGTATAG ACTGGTGGAGTTTACGCGTGCAGACGGAACTTCTGGCCGCAGGGTAAGGCCTTACATCATTGACTTGGGTTCTGGAAATGGCACCTACTTGAACAACCAGCGTATCGAACCCCAGCGCTATTATGAGCTCAAAGAAAAAGATGTTCTGAAGTTTGGCTTCAGCAGCCGTGAGTACGTTCTCCTGCACGAGTTCTCAGACACAAGTGAGGTGGACAccaaacaggaagaggaagatgagggcCTCGATGAGTAA
- the si:ch211-1i11.3 gene encoding mitogen-activated protein kinase kinase kinase 5 — protein MFSTERRRMSLHELKRKDPVWVSAGSLWQDSLAIELSASSSCKQVVSPRSRTRAISVAYIVNEDASMPQTEENLSLKCLKEACADVHAVFKTISFERISLGTTDILDSFYNADVAVVEMSDTFCQPSLFYHLGVRESFSMTNNVILYCYKQDTSDLQAVKEQCGSYTFIPYVVSPQGKVFACDATMMTGIKELMQPSFQLEPLLTPLVERLVHVLNSVHIQSSEYFRESIRHEIRMARERFSGQALSEELNHIQKRLDSVDLLTPDIVMNLLLSYRDIQNYDAIIKLVETLNHLPMCSVTRHQNIQFHYIFALNRRNDPGDRAKALDAILPIVESGGKVASDVYCLCGRIYKDMFMSSGFTDQRSRDQACYWYGKAFETEPTLHSAINNVVLLMAAGHEFETSIELRKIGVTLSTLLGRKGSLEKMKDYWDVGFYLGANILANEPRKVIEASEKLYRLKAPIWYVASIMETYILYRQFAKLPEVRSPKQDSMDFWMELLLQTCKPTVSTDRCLVLILEPSKVFQPAIVCVSEEDESRTVQLKHVTPLKKGLNQWTFPASAIRGVSASKIDERSCFLYVHYNSDDFQLCFPSELHCKGFCELVNSLIQLAEDSAQDLDHLSEGILEYIYETNENGDKVVLGKGTYGVVYAGRDLSNQVRIAIKEIPEKDSTYSQPLHEEIALHKRLKHRNIVQYLGSVSQDGFIKIFMEEVPGGSLSSLLRSKWGPLKDNEATIIFYTKQILEGLKYLHENQIVHRDIKGDNVLINTYSGVLKISDFGTSKRLAGINPCTETFTGTLQYMAPEIIDQGPRGYGKPADIWSLGCTIIEMATGKTPFHELGSPQAAMFKVGMFKIHPKVPECMSDEAKGFIMNCFVPNPDDRSTAAELLMDAFLRSSPKKKTKAPQESEPTDYQRSLSVPISILVEDTDLYAGSIDLSCSLDLRRPQSTIRADEVSESPPSTNSFLLIPEDSLSDMSSPASTEENMGLFMLRKDSERRATLHRILTDYISHVISNIQESVPQCGKGPTLTPDHITQLIGCLRDNIRSPDRKQLTSGLLDLRATLLAARVPLSNLQAVLFSFQDAVKKVLKQQQVKPHWMFALDNLLRQAVQDAITVLLPELKLQLQCSFEIDDSIPEEQSADPDTPVVFEADQLGAPIDLQNTAPINENMPLADPQPPTDLVFCTSCPLSEKLRDLRLETRRLLSQLNEKEREYHELLRTFVQRKEEQLDVLRKAAITEDGELASHNSFDPEVKALVSWLKSVPVDQDTIDKLLSHKFTLDCLLYMASRDDLTYCGIRGGMLCRIWAAITVRRKTQLSTHNEDSEDTLL, from the exons ATGTTCTCTACAGAGCGCAGGCGAATGAGCCTGCACGAGCTGAAGAGGAAAGATCCGGTTTGGGTGTCTGCTGGAAGTTTGTGGCAGGACTCTCTGGCGATAGAGCTGAGCGCCAGCAGCTCATGTAAACAGGTCGTTTCTCCTCGGAGTCGGACCCGGGCAATATCCGTAGCATATATTGTGAACGAGGACGCGTCAATGCCGCAGACTGAGGAGAACTTGTCCCTGAAATGTCTGAAGGAAGCTTGCGCGGACGTACATGCCGTGTTCAAAACCATTTCATTTGAGAGAATATCACTCGGGACCACTGACATCTTGGATAGTTTCTACAATGCAG ATGTAGCAGTGGTTGAGATGAGTGACACTTTCTGCCAGCCTTCCCTCTTTTATCACCTCGGAGTGAGAGAAAGTTTCAGCATGACCAATAACGTAATTCTGTACTGTTACAAGCAAGATACGAGTGATCTACAGGCAGTTAAG GAGCAGTGTGGAAGTTACACGTTCATCCCTTATGTAGTGTCACCTCAAGGTAAAGTGTTTGCCTGTGATGCTACAATGATGACTGGTATCAAAGAGTTGATGCAGCCTAGTTTCCAGCTGGAGCCCCTGCTTACCCCGCTGGTGGAAAGACTTGTGCATGTGCTGAACAGCGTACACATTCAGTCAAG TGAGTACTTCCGGGAGTCAATCAGGCATGAGATTCGCATGGCACGGGAGCGGTTCAGCGGCCAGGCCCTGAGTGAAGAGTTGAACCACATTCAGAAACGCCTGGACAGTGTAGATTTGCTCACCCCTGATATAGTTATGAACCTGCTGCTGTCCTACAGGGACATCCAG AACTATGATGCCATAATCAAACTGGTGGAGACTCTGAACCATCTGCCCATGTGCTCAGTAACAAGACATCAGAATATCCAGTTTCACTACATATTTGCTCTAAACAG GAGGAATGACCCTGGAGATCGCGCCAAGGCTTTGGATGCAATTTTGCCCATTGTGGAATCAGGTGGCAAAGTGGCATCAGATGTCTACTGCCTGTGTGGACGGATCTACAAAGACATGTTCATGAGCTCTGGGTTCACTGATCAGCGCAGCAGAGACCAGGCATGCTACTG GTATGGAAAAGCCTTTGAGACAGAGCCAACTCTTCACTCGGCCATCAATAATGTGGTCCTCCTGATGGCAGCTGGCCATGAATTTGAGACTTCAATTGAGCTGCGCAAAATag GTGTGACTTTAAGCACCCTGCTTGGTAGGAAGGGTAGTTTGGAGAAGATGAAGGACTACTGGGATGTTGGTTTCTACCTTGGAGCAAACATTTTAGCTAACGAACCCAGGAAAGTCATCGAGGCCTCTGAGAAACTCTACAGGCTGAAGGCTCCTATCTG gtATGTGGCATCCATTATGGAGACGTACATCCTGTATCGTCAGTTTGCCAAGCTGCCTGAGGTGAGATCTCCTAAACAGGACTCCATGGATTTCTGGATGGAGCTGCTATTGCAAACCTGTAAACCCACCGTCTCCACAGACCGTTGCCTA GTGCTCATTCTGGAGCCCAGTAAAGTCTTTCAACCagctattgtgtgtgtgagtgaggaggaTGAAAGTCGCACTGTCCAGCTGAAACACGTCACACCCTTAAAG AAAGGCTTAAACCAGTGGACTTTCCCAGCCTCTGCAATTCGTGGAGTGAG TGCCTCAAAGATTGATGAGCGGAGCTGCTTCCTGTATGTCCACTACAATTCAGATGACTTCCAGCTTTGCTTCCCCTCTGAGCTTCACTGTAAAGG TTTCTGCGAGCTGGTGAACTCTCTGATTCAGCTAGCTGAAGACTCTGCTCAGGACCTGGACCATCTAAGTGAAGGAATACTAGAG TACATCTATGAGACTAATGAGAATGGCGACAAGGTGGTTCTGGGTAAGGGCACATACGGTGTAGTCTACGCTGGAAGGGACCTTAGCAACCAAGTACGCATCGCCATCAAAGAGATCCCAGAGAAGGACAGCAC GTATTCCCAGCCTCTTCACGAGGAGATAGCTCTGCACAAGAGACTAAAACACAGGAATATTGTCCAGTACCTTGGCTCTGTCAGTCAGGATGGTTTCATCAAGATCTTCATGGAGGAAGTACCAGGAG GAAGCTTGTCATCTCTCCTTCGCTCCAAATGGGGACCTCTGAAAGACAATGAAGCCACCATCATCTTCTACACCAAACAGATCCTTGAGGGGCTCAAATACCTTCATGAAAATCAGATAGTGCACAGAGACATTAAG GGTGACAATGTATTGATCAACACATATAGTGGAGTACTGAAGATCTCTGACTTTGGAACCTCCAAACGGTTAGCAGGGATCAACCCTTGCACTGAGACATTTACTG gAACTCTCCAGTATATGGCCCCAGAGATTATAGACCAAGGGCCTCGGGGTTATGGGAAACCGGCTGATATCTGGTCCCTTGGGTGCACGATCATAGAAATGGCAACAGGCAAAACACCCTTCCATGAGCTGGGAAGTCCTCAGGCAGCCATGTTCAAG GTGGGCATGTTTAAGATCCACCCCAAGGTTCCTGAGTGCATGTCAGACGAGGCAAAGGGCTTCATCATGAACTGTTTCGTGCCAAACCCAGACGACAGATctacagctgcagagctgctgatggATGCCTTCCTCAGGTCGTCCCCCAAGAAGAAGACCAAGGCTCCGCAGGAATCAGAACCTA ctgactaTCAGCGCAGCCTGTCTGTACCTATCTCCATCCTTGTGGAGGACACTGATTTATATGCGGGTTCAATTGACCTTTCCTGTTCCCTGGACCTCAGGAGGCCCCAGTCCACCATCAGAGCAGATGAAGTCTCAGAGAGTCCACCCAGCACCAACAGCTTCCTGCT AATACCAGAAGACTCTCTATCAGACATGAGCAGTCCAGCATCAACAGAGGAGAATATGGGTCTGTTTATGCTGAGAAAGGACAGTGAGAGAAGAGCCACACTGCACAGAATTCTCACTGACTATATCAGCCATGTCATCTCTAATATACAGGAATCTGTGCCTCAG tGTGGCAAGGGACCAACACTCACTCCAGACCACATTACCCAGCTCATTGGTTGCTTGCGAGACAACATCCGCTCCCCGGATAGGAAGCAACTGACTAGTGGTCTGCTGGACCTCCGAGCCACCCTGCTTGCTGCCAGAGTACCTCTGAGCAACCTGCAGGCAGTGCTGTTCAGCTTCCAAGATGCA GTGAAGAAGGTGTTAAAGCAACAACAAGTGAAACCTCACTGGATGTTTGCACTGGACAATCTGCTGAGACAGGCTGTACAGGATGCCATCACTGTGCTCCTACCAG AGCTGAAGCTCCAGCTGCAGTGCTCATTTGAGATTGACGACAGCATTCCTGAGGAGCAGTCTGCTGATCCAGACACTCCTGTAGTTTTTGAGGCTGACCAGCTGGGGGCACCCATAGACCTGCAAAATACAGCACCCATCAATGAGAACATGCCTCTAGCTGACCCCCAACCTCCTACAGACCTTGTCTTCTGTACCAGCTGTCCCCTCAGCGAGAAACTGAGAGATCTACGACTAGAGACCAGAAG ACTGCTGAGTCAGCtgaatgagaaggagagagagtacCATGAGCTTCTGAGGACCTTTGTCCAGAGGAAAGAGGAACAGTTGGATGTACTTAGGAAAGCAGCCATCACTGAAG ATGGTGAGTTAGCCTCACATAACAGCTTTGATCCAGAGGTGAAGGCTCTGGTGAGCTGGCTCAAGTCTGTTCCTGTGGATCAAGACACCATTGATAAG TTGCTCTCTCATAAGTTCACCTTGGACTGTCTCCTCTACATGGCCTCCAGGGATGATTTGACATATTGTGGAATAAG AGGTGGCATGCTGTGTCGAATCTGGGCAGCCATCACAGTTCGCAGGAAGACCCAGCTCAGCACGCACAATGAGGACAGTGAAGACACTCTTCTTTAA